In Treponema primitia ZAS-2, a genomic segment contains:
- a CDS encoding Maf family protein, with the protein MEPIILASGSLRRQEYFKLLGLPFSIMPAHIDEIPERGLEPRKQAENFAVQKVNRIIELLSARLPGWIFGADTLISVDGDVYGKPADREDARRMLNRLRGREHEVVTAMALYNGKEKTLDCRSVVSTLSFAPLSDEEIEWYINTGEWQGAAGAYKIQGLAECFVTGIKGSYSGIVGLPMHEFYVMLKENGYPYGD; encoded by the coding sequence ATGGAACCGATAATTTTAGCCTCCGGCTCATTACGAAGACAGGAATATTTCAAACTTTTAGGGCTTCCTTTCAGCATCATGCCTGCCCATATTGATGAAATTCCAGAACGCGGCCTGGAGCCCAGGAAACAAGCAGAGAATTTTGCGGTACAGAAGGTCAACCGTATCATCGAACTCCTCTCTGCCCGGCTTCCGGGCTGGATTTTTGGGGCGGATACCCTTATTTCGGTGGACGGTGATGTTTACGGAAAACCGGCGGACCGGGAGGACGCCCGGCGTATGCTGAACCGGCTCCGGGGCCGGGAACATGAGGTTGTCACCGCCATGGCCCTCTACAACGGCAAGGAAAAAACCCTGGATTGCCGTTCCGTGGTGAGTACCCTGAGCTTTGCCCCCCTTTCGGACGAAGAAATTGAATGGTACATCAATACCGGGGAATGGCAGGGCGCCGCGGGGGCGTATAAAATACAGGGCTTGGCGGAGTGCTTTGTCACCGGTATAAAAGGATCCTACAGCGGCATTGTGGGCTTGCCAATGCACGAATTTTATGTCATGCTTAAGGAAAATGGCTATCCCTACGGGGATTAA